A single uncultured Methanolobus sp. DNA region contains:
- a CDS encoding carbohydrate kinase — translation MASCPGGAMLNSSVSLGRIGIPVSLISEFGKDDVGRLIKGFLQENEVSTTHLFLYDGKSPLSLAFLNERNDASYEFYEDFPEKRLDIEMPDFEPEDIVMFGSIMALKPEIRPGLNKILTSAKNKGAVLYYDPNFRTSLSSSLEDIRPLIFENIKFADIIRASDEDMKMIGGCESPDDAYDLVCERGCDILIYTANSHGVHLRTPSYSKHYAVPEIKTVSTVGAGDTFNAGIAYMLHEMRITDLYTISEPEWDEIIETAIGFAIHVCMSTDNYISSDFADRLKKI, via the coding sequence ATAGCTTCCTGTCCCGGCGGAGCAATGCTGAACAGCTCAGTCTCTCTAGGGAGAATCGGGATTCCCGTTTCATTAATCAGCGAGTTCGGAAAGGACGATGTGGGCAGATTGATCAAAGGTTTCCTACAGGAAAATGAAGTATCAACCACACATCTTTTTCTATATGATGGAAAATCACCTCTTTCGCTTGCATTTCTTAATGAACGCAACGATGCTTCATATGAATTCTACGAAGATTTTCCAGAAAAGCGACTTGATATTGAGATGCCGGATTTTGAACCTGAGGACATTGTCATGTTCGGCTCAATTATGGCTTTAAAGCCTGAGATCAGACCAGGACTGAATAAAATCCTCACTTCTGCAAAGAACAAAGGTGCTGTATTATATTACGACCCGAACTTCAGAACTTCCCTGTCTTCTTCGCTTGAAGATATCAGGCCACTTATTTTCGAGAACATAAAGTTTGCAGATATCATCAGAGCCTCTGATGAGGATATGAAAATGATCGGCGGATGTGAAAGTCCTGATGATGCTTACGATCTTGTCTGCGAAAGAGGATGTGACATACTTATCTATACAGCAAATTCCCATGGTGTTCACCTGAGAACGCCTTCTTATTCTAAGCACTATGCGGTTCCAGAAATCAAGACTGTAAGCACAGTCGGTGCAGGAGATACTTTCAACGCAGGTATCGCATACATGCTGCATGAGATGAGAATCACAGACCTTTATACTATTTCAGAACCAGAGTGGGATGAGATAATAGAAACTGCAATTGGATTTGCAATACACGTGTGTATGAGCACTGACAATTATATTTCATCAGACTTTGCTGACAGACTAAAAAAGATATAG